A region of Myxococcaceae bacterium DNA encodes the following proteins:
- the yidC gene encoding membrane protein insertase YidC: protein MSNQILSGNLARMNPDSPDLKRLFLAVFLMTALLMGYNAFFGPRSKPVSLAESETSTPMAPLVPVKPKAILPLETLNIPITETVLTKRLEPEASIRGGYTARLSSEGAKLEQLNLLGYEKPIAFSPNFSVVSRDSELALSPKSRFQTVAATSDSVTFVQQTQDRIQVEHRYQLTERPFVVAHEVSFKNLGLATRHLSIDLEMNTSELAGHESDQLAVTWNVNNKHHRFGQKDLQEKPEHAQASPRYVGFDRRYFLMSLAPETPSLFQGAKTAFQHVDGSDQFGIRLEAKSFSLSAGATQTFAFSSYLGPKQIGLLQNTGYGLEENIDYGWFGVLSRPLLWLLIWIDQWVKNFGIAIILLTIFIKLLTFPLTQKSFASQQEMKKIAPQLKEIQKKYSHDKAMLGQKQMEFYREKGINPMAGCLPMLIQMPVWFALYQMLGNSVELYEQPFYGWILDLTKPDPYYAFPVLMGVSMLISQLVIPPQIDESQPQMKYVLWFMPLFLTFVMLNLPAGLSLYMLVNNLLTIAQQVYVRRRSESLT from the coding sequence TTGTCAAATCAGATTCTTTCAGGCAATTTGGCGCGCATGAATCCCGATTCACCTGATCTAAAACGCCTCTTTTTGGCGGTGTTTTTAATGACTGCCCTGCTGATGGGCTACAACGCCTTCTTCGGACCGCGCTCCAAACCGGTATCTTTAGCCGAATCGGAGACTTCGACTCCAATGGCTCCTCTGGTTCCGGTCAAACCCAAAGCTATTTTGCCTCTTGAAACTTTGAACATACCTATCACTGAAACGGTTCTCACGAAGAGGTTGGAACCCGAGGCTTCCATTCGGGGAGGCTATACAGCAAGGCTGAGCAGCGAAGGGGCCAAACTCGAACAGTTGAATCTGCTAGGCTATGAGAAACCCATTGCCTTTAGTCCCAATTTCTCTGTGGTTTCACGCGACTCAGAGCTCGCTCTCTCCCCCAAGAGCCGCTTTCAAACCGTTGCTGCAACAAGCGATAGCGTCACATTCGTCCAACAAACCCAAGATCGGATTCAGGTGGAGCACCGCTACCAGCTCACAGAACGACCTTTTGTTGTGGCTCACGAAGTGTCTTTTAAAAATCTTGGCTTGGCAACGCGACACCTATCCATCGATTTGGAGATGAATACTTCCGAATTAGCCGGCCATGAGTCGGATCAGTTGGCGGTCACTTGGAATGTCAACAACAAGCATCATCGATTCGGGCAAAAAGACTTGCAAGAAAAACCAGAACACGCCCAAGCAAGCCCCAGATACGTTGGATTCGATCGACGTTACTTTCTGATGTCTCTGGCTCCAGAAACACCCAGCCTATTTCAAGGGGCCAAGACAGCGTTTCAACACGTGGACGGAAGCGATCAATTCGGCATTCGACTCGAAGCCAAATCTTTTAGCCTGTCTGCAGGAGCCACCCAAACTTTTGCTTTCTCTTCTTACCTAGGCCCCAAGCAAATAGGCTTGCTGCAAAACACAGGGTATGGCCTGGAAGAGAACATCGACTATGGTTGGTTTGGAGTGCTGAGCCGCCCTCTTTTGTGGTTGCTCATCTGGATCGATCAATGGGTTAAAAACTTCGGCATTGCCATTATTCTTCTCACGATTTTTATTAAGCTGCTCACGTTTCCGTTGACTCAAAAATCTTTCGCGTCTCAGCAAGAAATGAAGAAGATCGCTCCACAACTTAAAGAGATTCAGAAAAAATACAGCCATGACAAAGCCATGCTAGGGCAAAAGCAGATGGAATTTTATCGGGAAAAAGGGATCAATCCGATGGCAGGTTGCCTGCCCATGCTCATTCAAATGCCCGTCTGGTTCGCCCTCTACCAAATGCTGGGAAACTCGGTCGAACTTTACGAGCAACCTTTCTATGGCTGGATTCTCGATCTCACGAAGCCGGATCCCTACTACGCCTTTCCCGTATTGATGGGTGTTTCCATGCTGATCAGCCAACTGGTTATTCCCCCGCAGATCGATGAATCTCAGCCTCAGATGAAATACGTGCTCTGGTTTATGCCCTTGTTTTTAACGTTTGTTATGTTAAATCTGCCGGCAGGTCTGTCTCTCTACATGCTGGTGAACAACCTGCTCACCATTGCTCAGCAGGTGTATGTCCGGAGGCGATCGGAGTCCCTGACATGA
- a CDS encoding DUF1566 domain-containing protein, whose product MNQIFVSIFFVFALSPNLFAWNLLGHRPAWLQDAYSEVARMGRQIRDSVREVKPLSLGSAWVPLTRIGDDYIAQMIQRDQRMKELRQKMHRLRQIDKASEASAAEEELLRLIELGDLPERHSKAGALKIGLELLDAVPGELSLPASKAKDSVPGLRLVPAGGPPPQPNPLPINVRHHLPDPGIPWEMSERVFKNKTLVPNATYTKAEVLPSDPEWDFVWRYFYHDKPTKWGLSRVYCVHDRDQTNAFESNIARLEKDAIAFKPTWDTEPRADQRAIAIERWRQAVAAFSPFQIKENDGRRRTFQNTKILPLWHGSSQGKCHGIANNGFAFFGKSALQSPASGSTDDGYFGSGIYFTNSARYAGDSYSGGHLMMAWVSMTEPFPVVGDSSQSDMALLRGETAYKHYNAHYIPVVPTDDSFDCSVYYPCLVGQAPVCDELVIFQRSQALPRFWVELRWENPLTIGPSQMPAFAGDLIPVLMRALEHADAHQRLRRVLNQHLERFLQQARDNEEMRQQFAQLFNGRGEMDLSVYRALTGLVFTQAMRSDPFKRVDDWYKGQRDAQDVPALEWDGRSPRPMTFEEAKAYVASRSSGGWRLPTIWELETLYQQRSVLGEKDDRWYWSGTPIDGKPGCVWVVGFGDGVVVIGGMSSPYYIRCVR is encoded by the coding sequence ATGAATCAAATCTTCGTTTCTATTTTCTTTGTTTTTGCCCTATCCCCCAATTTGTTCGCCTGGAATTTGCTGGGGCATCGTCCTGCTTGGTTGCAAGATGCCTATTCGGAAGTGGCTCGCATGGGCCGGCAAATTCGAGACAGCGTTCGAGAGGTGAAGCCCCTTTCACTCGGTTCGGCTTGGGTGCCGCTCACGCGTATCGGTGACGACTACATCGCGCAAATGATCCAGCGGGATCAGCGCATGAAAGAACTTCGACAAAAAATGCACAGACTGCGCCAAATAGACAAGGCTTCGGAAGCTTCGGCCGCGGAAGAAGAGCTCTTGCGGTTGATCGAACTGGGGGATTTACCCGAGAGGCATTCGAAGGCAGGAGCTCTGAAGATTGGGCTGGAGCTTCTGGATGCAGTACCCGGCGAGTTATCTCTGCCTGCCTCTAAAGCCAAGGATTCGGTACCGGGGCTACGCTTGGTTCCCGCCGGTGGCCCACCGCCTCAACCCAACCCTTTGCCGATCAACGTGCGTCATCACCTACCCGATCCGGGGATTCCTTGGGAGATGAGTGAACGCGTTTTCAAGAACAAGACGCTGGTTCCAAACGCCACCTACACCAAGGCGGAAGTCCTGCCAAGCGACCCGGAATGGGATTTCGTTTGGCGCTATTTTTACCACGATAAGCCGACCAAATGGGGCCTTTCGCGGGTGTATTGTGTTCACGATCGAGACCAGACAAACGCTTTTGAGTCGAATATCGCTCGGCTTGAGAAAGACGCCATCGCTTTTAAACCAACTTGGGATACGGAGCCTCGGGCAGATCAGCGCGCGATTGCGATTGAACGCTGGAGGCAAGCCGTTGCAGCTTTTTCGCCTTTCCAGATCAAAGAAAACGATGGACGGCGTAGAACCTTTCAGAACACCAAAATTTTGCCTCTTTGGCATGGTAGCAGCCAGGGGAAGTGTCATGGGATCGCGAATAATGGATTTGCGTTTTTTGGAAAGTCCGCTCTCCAGAGCCCAGCATCTGGCAGTACGGATGATGGGTACTTTGGTAGCGGAATCTATTTTACGAACAGCGCTCGTTATGCCGGAGATAGTTATAGCGGGGGTCATCTGATGATGGCTTGGGTGTCTATGACGGAACCCTTTCCGGTCGTGGGAGATTCTTCTCAATCAGACATGGCACTTTTGAGGGGTGAAACAGCCTATAAGCATTACAATGCGCATTACATTCCGGTAGTTCCGACAGATGATAGTTTTGATTGTTCTGTGTATTACCCTTGTCTAGTAGGTCAAGCGCCTGTTTGCGATGAGTTGGTGATTTTCCAACGCTCTCAAGCCTTGCCTCGTTTTTGGGTGGAATTGCGATGGGAAAATCCTCTGACGATAGGTCCAAGCCAAATGCCAGCGTTTGCAGGGGATCTGATTCCGGTTCTGATGCGTGCCTTGGAGCACGCGGATGCGCATCAGAGACTTCGTCGTGTGTTAAACCAACATCTTGAGCGGTTTTTACAGCAAGCGCGCGATAATGAGGAAATGCGCCAGCAATTTGCTCAGCTATTCAATGGACGAGGGGAGATGGATTTGTCTGTGTACCGAGCATTGACAGGATTGGTTTTCACGCAGGCGATGCGATCGGATCCGTTCAAACGAGTTGATGATTGGTATAAAGGCCAACGGGATGCTCAGGATGTCCCTGCTTTGGAATGGGACGGTAGGAGTCCTAGGCCAATGACTTTTGAAGAGGCTAAAGCTTATGTAGCGAGTCGTTCATCAGGGGGATGGAGATTGCCAACGATTTGGGAATTAGAGACGCTGTATCAGCAACGTTCTGTGTTGGGAGAAAAAGATGACCGTTGGTATTGGTCCGGCACTCCCATCGACGGTAAGCCTGGTTGCGTTTGGGTGGTCGGTTTCGGTGATGGCGTCGTCGTCATCGGCGGTATGAGCTCTCCTTACTATATCCGTTGCGTGCGCTGA
- the pal gene encoding peptidoglycan-associated lipoprotein Pal, with translation MKLLGLLAICVLSACSSTPKNGSCKIDSDCKDAVCVFGKCQECAVNADCLAGKSCSENRCVDSSLGDAANKSQSLIQTPDELSQCFQSGTIYFGFDQYDVKLEDSDRLTDMAACLRADLDSRITIAGNTDDRGTVEYNLALGEKRAKSVSQYLQNSGISDSRIHVVSYGKEKPVDPANNEEAWARNRRADITLDTRD, from the coding sequence ATGAAATTATTAGGTTTATTGGCTATTTGCGTTCTTTCAGCCTGTTCGTCCACCCCCAAGAACGGTTCTTGCAAGATAGATTCGGACTGTAAAGACGCTGTTTGTGTCTTTGGAAAATGCCAAGAATGCGCTGTTAACGCGGATTGCTTGGCTGGGAAGTCGTGTTCGGAGAATCGCTGTGTGGATTCCAGTTTAGGGGATGCTGCAAACAAATCGCAGAGCCTAATACAGACTCCTGACGAACTTTCGCAGTGCTTTCAAAGCGGAACGATTTATTTTGGTTTTGATCAATACGATGTCAAGCTTGAAGATAGCGATCGGTTAACCGATATGGCCGCTTGCCTGCGAGCAGATTTGGATAGCCGAATTACGATTGCAGGCAATACAGACGATCGAGGTACCGTGGAATACAACCTCGCTTTGGGGGAGAAGCGTGCCAAATCGGTGTCTCAATACTTGCAAAACTCTGGAATTAGTGATTCTAGAATACATGTGGTGTCTTATGGAAAAGAGAAACCGGTTGATCCGGCAAACAACGAAGAAGCTTGGGCGCGAAATCGTCGGGCTGACATTACTCTCGATACTCGCGATTAG
- a CDS encoding tetratricopeptide repeat protein, with protein sequence MRLDIDRLRRELVNTQREDGDRILLLENRVKKLESGVFKSSADQSLEREKLVSEVEQLKTQLEEIQSKPLVEKAPELNTDASKHLSKSDQLALIQQAYLDKRYEKAILESDVFLSRFSGDKPLAAQVLFWRGDAYFELGEYKKAILSFQEFLTKYPSFNKASEVLYKVGLSLEALKYPKDAKVFFEEILSKHPKSSFAAKASQRLKKK encoded by the coding sequence ATGCGGTTGGATATTGACCGATTGCGGCGTGAGCTGGTCAATACTCAACGCGAAGATGGCGATCGGATTCTGCTGCTGGAGAATCGCGTTAAAAAATTGGAATCCGGTGTGTTCAAAAGCTCGGCAGACCAAAGCCTCGAGCGAGAGAAGCTTGTGTCTGAAGTCGAGCAACTAAAAACACAGTTGGAGGAAATTCAGTCGAAGCCTTTGGTTGAGAAAGCACCTGAGTTGAACACGGATGCTTCCAAGCATCTGAGCAAATCCGATCAACTGGCCCTGATTCAACAAGCCTACTTAGACAAACGGTACGAAAAAGCCATCTTGGAGAGCGATGTCTTTTTGAGTCGGTTTTCCGGAGATAAGCCCTTGGCTGCGCAAGTTCTTTTTTGGCGTGGCGATGCCTACTTCGAGCTGGGTGAATATAAAAAAGCAATTCTTTCTTTCCAAGAATTTTTGACAAAGTATCCGAGCTTCAACAAGGCTTCAGAGGTTCTTTACAAAGTCGGTCTTTCTCTAGAGGCCTTGAAGTATCCCAAAGATGCCAAGGTATTCTTTGAAGAGATTCTTTCGAAACACCCCAAGAGTTCGTTTGCAGCCAAAGCTTCTCAGCGTTTAAAGAAGAAGTGA
- a CDS encoding RNA pseudouridine synthase, producing the protein MEFLHNPMSFSAISILDQGKHHWVVYKSSNQVVVTGRGAPKPTLLDLMQERFGKGVKPVHRLDRVTTGCCILAKDTYGQQALSNAFRKHLVDKRYLAIIEGTPPWKQLNIDARLKRIDTPKSRKSLAHQIVSEDGERALTRIKVLEKHEGLTLVEANPETGRMHQIRVHLSHLGFPILGDQLYGSKRLYHPNAIALHAHQIAFPLPEGGSRRVVTAEPEERFLAAFKV; encoded by the coding sequence ATGGAGTTTCTTCACAACCCTATGAGCTTTAGCGCAATTTCAATTTTGGACCAAGGAAAACATCACTGGGTCGTTTATAAGTCGAGCAATCAAGTCGTTGTCACAGGCCGCGGTGCTCCAAAGCCTACCTTGCTGGATCTCATGCAAGAACGGTTTGGCAAAGGCGTTAAGCCAGTCCATCGCCTGGACCGGGTCACCACCGGTTGTTGCATCTTGGCAAAAGATACTTATGGGCAACAAGCACTCTCCAATGCTTTTCGAAAGCATTTGGTTGATAAACGGTATCTCGCCATCATTGAAGGCACTCCTCCTTGGAAGCAGCTGAATATCGACGCTCGCCTCAAGCGAATCGACACTCCCAAAAGCCGAAAAAGCCTTGCTCACCAAATTGTCTCGGAAGATGGTGAGCGCGCTCTCACTCGAATCAAAGTCTTGGAGAAACACGAAGGGCTGACGCTGGTGGAAGCAAACCCTGAAACCGGACGCATGCATCAGATTCGAGTGCACCTCAGTCATTTGGGATTTCCCATCTTAGGCGATCAACTTTATGGCTCCAAACGTTTATACCACCCGAACGCAATCGCTCTTCACGCCCATCAAATCGCTTTTCCCCTTCCAGAAGGAGGGAGCCGTCGTGTTGTAACAGCCGAACCGGAAGAACGTTTCCTGGCTGCGTTCAAAGTTTAA
- a CDS encoding DUF1566 domain-containing protein, which translates to MAPVYTFLAILSGALAQFSITSGFSDSFHHAFKNLSNDTEGRNAIRALLSLTAGRIKQSPSYQMPFELNCTVIYDHQVKRVDCFPSFKNVPWLKMGCEERPVLTEGEREQAAEYNLLQARIVVGASKEQMLQSNYWIRRKQTVTKTDFQSESIARTESYAVTRTPMLTDTGSQSWGVTEQESCSATDTPTLRMNGLFAMWNASAGIYANAIAQPGRYAISNGVVTDTLTQIQWEQTAGTDTMLFSFATSYCSARSTAGFKDWRSPNIIELATLVDYTRSTPPFLDLSSFPGAPASNFWSSTDYFGNPGNSWYLRSSTDGAVEYQANSMSLPVRCIRTNYSIFHGFRYSIGTGNLNGTVMDIVTGLTWQRVTPLTSYSQSGGAVYCAALDLGGFSSGWRLPTVRELLSLVDYSQIGSAARIEPTAFPGEPADTFWSSTGSWDIWFNEGYFGRGSSNHRVRCVRN; encoded by the coding sequence ATGGCGCCAGTCTACACATTCTTAGCAATATTATCAGGTGCACTCGCTCAGTTTTCTATCACGAGTGGGTTTTCGGACTCGTTTCATCATGCCTTTAAAAATCTTTCGAATGACACTGAAGGACGCAACGCGATTCGTGCTCTCTTAAGCTTAACCGCTGGCCGGATTAAGCAATCCCCTAGCTATCAAATGCCTTTTGAACTAAATTGCACCGTTATTTACGATCACCAAGTCAAGCGCGTAGACTGCTTCCCAAGTTTTAAGAATGTACCATGGCTTAAGATGGGTTGCGAAGAGCGTCCAGTCCTGACTGAAGGTGAACGAGAACAAGCGGCTGAGTACAATCTGCTTCAAGCTCGCATAGTGGTTGGGGCTTCAAAAGAGCAAATGCTTCAATCGAATTATTGGATCCGACGAAAACAGACGGTTACAAAGACAGATTTTCAATCGGAGAGTATTGCTCGAACCGAGTCATACGCTGTGACACGTACTCCGATGCTCACGGACACAGGTTCCCAATCGTGGGGTGTTACTGAGCAGGAATCGTGTTCTGCAACAGATACTCCAACTCTCCGGATGAATGGCCTCTTTGCCATGTGGAACGCTAGTGCTGGGATCTATGCCAACGCGATAGCTCAACCAGGTCGTTATGCAATATCGAATGGGGTTGTGACGGACACTTTAACCCAAATTCAATGGGAGCAGACGGCTGGAACAGATACAATGCTGTTTTCTTTTGCTACAAGCTATTGTTCGGCTCGCAGTACTGCTGGCTTCAAAGACTGGCGATCTCCCAATATTATCGAATTAGCGACTTTAGTTGATTATACCCGATCGACCCCACCATTTTTGGATCTAAGTTCTTTTCCTGGTGCGCCGGCTTCTAATTTTTGGTCTTCTACAGACTACTTTGGAAATCCGGGGAACTCTTGGTACCTTCGATCTAGTACAGATGGGGCTGTAGAGTATCAAGCTAACTCGATGAGCTTACCCGTTCGGTGTATTCGTACAAATTATAGTATTTTTCATGGCTTTAGATATTCAATAGGAACTGGAAATTTAAATGGAACTGTGATGGATATTGTTACTGGATTGACTTGGCAAAGAGTCACCCCTCTGACTAGTTATAGTCAGTCCGGCGGAGCGGTCTACTGTGCTGCCTTGGATTTAGGAGGATTTAGCTCTGGATGGCGGCTGCCTACTGTTCGAGAACTATTGAGTTTAGTAGATTATAGTCAAATAGGAAGTGCTGCAAGAATTGAACCTACTGCTTTTCCCGGAGAACCTGCTGACACTTTTTGGTCATCGACTGGTTCGTGGGATATCTGGTTCAATGAAGGATATTTTGGACGTGGATCTTCAAACCACCGAGTTCGTTGTGTTCGTAATTAG
- a CDS encoding PD-(D/E)XK nuclease family protein — MSSFFDALVHGLALPSEILRAGELSPRLRALLGSLVDWESVPSPAMDFLKAYRSLSEQTISEHQILIQNRVDLSELELSYLFRMAEFGVPVHVELPVDASNQGFNLAVNSLATQIERRHDLKNIRVSFKPFEKPNRHYFYEAADLVQEARWAAQVVAGFGPEKRVAVAMRVVDSRALVFQDALKAHGVSQTIWEFPKLLGKKFDHVVIVDAAHGRLTLSREPDWPLTDSECFEINCLMKRTVLRRFEADPLEPSLFAPRQALEPLWFLGSIAAACDSVIITSSKQDQNSQAQMSSELIRLVDLGKPMERSALVLRKSAQERRFEQSKSKNLPKLPSRPLGLQIDPNLLRQHLPDALGQNPARPMSATLIEAMARCHFQAFTERMLQIDFKPDQGQDLDARLIGRAAHLALERYYRDGRNMGETLRELNPEGVHAGIWEATILWLENALNRLINQARQDPPLEGAKPVAFEQKLGPMNLSMGDEQIYIGGVADRVDAAPGVQAVIDYKLSNLATLRQKMAAKEVLKTHFQIPIYLRLLSKSGSNERYVGYPLSIRDGAPGPIVEMTERLEEIDQAIRELVEPVLKGFIAQDLGLHCDTCSLRRVCRVA; from the coding sequence GTGAGTTCGTTCTTTGATGCGTTGGTGCATGGCCTTGCCTTGCCCAGCGAAATCTTGCGAGCTGGCGAACTCTCTCCACGGCTTCGCGCCTTGCTGGGCTCCTTGGTTGATTGGGAGTCTGTGCCTTCTCCTGCCATGGATTTTTTAAAGGCTTACCGTTCTCTGTCCGAGCAAACGATTTCTGAGCATCAGATTTTAATCCAGAATCGAGTGGACTTGAGTGAACTCGAGCTTAGCTATCTGTTTCGGATGGCAGAGTTTGGGGTTCCTGTTCATGTAGAGCTTCCAGTAGATGCATCCAATCAAGGCTTCAATTTGGCCGTTAATAGCTTGGCGACTCAAATAGAGCGGCGTCATGATTTGAAGAATATCCGTGTCTCCTTTAAGCCATTTGAAAAACCCAATCGACACTATTTCTACGAAGCAGCAGACTTGGTTCAAGAAGCCAGATGGGCTGCTCAAGTCGTTGCGGGGTTTGGGCCGGAGAAACGAGTAGCGGTAGCGATGCGAGTCGTAGACAGCAGGGCTTTGGTTTTCCAAGACGCCTTGAAAGCGCACGGAGTTTCTCAAACCATTTGGGAGTTTCCAAAGCTATTGGGGAAAAAATTTGACCACGTGGTGATCGTCGATGCGGCTCACGGGCGTTTAACGCTTTCTCGAGAGCCGGATTGGCCGTTAACCGATTCAGAATGCTTTGAAATCAACTGTTTGATGAAGCGCACGGTATTGCGGCGTTTTGAAGCAGATCCGCTCGAGCCAAGCTTGTTTGCTCCGCGGCAAGCTCTCGAACCGTTGTGGTTTTTAGGCTCCATTGCGGCCGCTTGCGATTCCGTGATCATCACGAGCTCCAAACAAGACCAGAACAGTCAAGCTCAGATGAGTAGTGAATTGATTCGTTTGGTGGATTTGGGCAAACCCATGGAGCGTTCCGCACTTGTTTTGAGAAAAAGCGCACAAGAACGACGCTTTGAGCAGTCTAAATCAAAGAATCTACCCAAGCTTCCATCTCGACCACTCGGTCTGCAGATTGACCCGAATCTGCTTCGTCAGCATCTGCCGGATGCGTTGGGGCAGAACCCGGCTCGGCCCATGAGTGCCACGCTCATCGAAGCCATGGCTCGATGTCATTTTCAGGCTTTTACGGAGCGTATGCTGCAGATCGATTTCAAACCCGATCAAGGGCAGGATTTGGATGCGCGTCTTATTGGGAGAGCGGCACACCTTGCCCTGGAACGTTATTATCGAGATGGGCGAAATATGGGGGAGACTTTGCGTGAGCTCAACCCGGAAGGAGTGCATGCTGGTATCTGGGAAGCAACGATTCTATGGCTTGAGAACGCTCTCAATCGGCTCATTAACCAGGCTCGCCAGGATCCACCGCTGGAAGGAGCTAAACCCGTTGCTTTCGAGCAAAAGCTTGGCCCCATGAACTTGTCGATGGGAGACGAGCAAATCTACATTGGTGGAGTTGCCGATCGCGTGGACGCTGCCCCTGGTGTCCAGGCTGTCATTGATTATAAGCTCTCCAATCTTGCGACGCTTCGTCAAAAAATGGCAGCTAAGGAAGTCTTGAAAACGCATTTTCAAATCCCCATCTACTTGCGATTGCTATCGAAATCAGGATCGAATGAGCGCTATGTGGGGTACCCGCTTTCGATCCGAGATGGGGCTCCTGGTCCTATTGTAGAGATGACGGAGCGCTTAGAAGAAATTGATCAAGCAATTCGTGAATTGGTGGAGCCTGTGCTGAAAGGCTTTATTGCTCAGGATCTGGGTCTGCATTGCGATACCTGTTCCCTGCGACGTGTGTGTCGGGTTGCCTAG